The following nucleotide sequence is from Psychroserpens sp. Hel_I_66.
TTACAAAACCATCACCATTTCCTCCGTTACTATCTGTCAACAAAACAGTAACTGTACCTGATGGATCTTGAAGACTTATTTCAATATCAGCATTATAAGTATGAGTTATGTTAAGAGTAACACTTTGTAAAACATTAGTAGTACCTAAAGTACCAATCCCAGAAACATTTAATGGTATAGATAAATCAAACGTTCCACATGTAGATAAAGTTCCTGTTTGACCATTTTGAATATCATATGGTCCATTAGCTGTAAATGTTTGAGAAAATCCCAAACTGCAAATTAGAGCAAATAAGATAAAAGTAATTTTTTTCATATCGTTTATTATTTATTAAGTCCTAAAATTATAATTTTTCTCCTATATATATGAACGAATGAAGTATAATCGTTAAAATGGAAAAAATAATCGCTAAACCACATACAGCCTTGCTTTAGAACGATTTAATAAGGATTTTTTAAATAAAAAAAAAGACCTTGCATTTAGCAAGGTCTTTTTATATAATTCTAAAAAAATTTTAATCTCTTAAAACTTTTATAGTTTCTAATTGTCCGTCTATTGAAACTTGAACAAAATAAGTTCCAGTTTGTAATTGAGACATATCTAAATCTGAACTCAAACTATTTGGCGAAGTTTTCATTACTTCTTGACCAAGCATATTAAGTACCAAAACCGAGTCAATAGTATTTTGAGCTTTTAAAGTCAACGTGTTTTTAACTGGATTAGGGAAATATGTAAAATTGTATTGATTACTAATATCACCTAAAGATAATGTAGAATCTACTGTAACAGTATAATCTTCTGTTTCTCCTCTTGGAGCTGTTGAAGAACCATATGAACATGCGTCATCATCACCAGGATTACTATCATTCCAATCAATTAGAACTCTCATTCTGTAGTCTCCATTAGAAACACCATCTGGTATTGTGATTGCCCCTGTAAAAGGACCATTTCCATAACTTGTTGTACTATATGAAACTTCTGAAGTATCAAAAACAAAATCGTTGTTCCAATCAACCCATACTGCAGCTCCAATCGTACCACCAACTATTGCTATTTCAAAATCAATAACATCATTTTGCGCTCCACTTACAGCCATTGTACCCGTATTATTCTCATAATTATCAGTTGCTAAACCTGATCCTAAATTAGATATGTTCATGTTATCTCCAGAGGTTGAGAAATCATCTATAAATGAAGAACTACTAGTCGCAAAAGGTATACAATAACCAGCATTGAATGTAAAAGGCTCAGACCAAGCACTTAAATCACCTGCTCCACAATTAGACTGAACACGTAAATCATACATAGTGTCTAATACTAAGCCTGTAGCTGTAGCAAATAAATCTGCGGTAGTTCCACTAGAAATAACGCCTACACCTTGGTCGTTTCCTTGTGGTACAACTTCCCAGTTATAGTCTGCAGGAACAGTTCCATCTGTTGGAGCTGTCCATGAAATATCCGCTGAATTTGGCGCAACAAAAGTAGCTGCTAAATCTTCAGGAGCAAAGCATGTAGGCTCTGGATACACACATAAATCAAATTCAACATAACTAGTTGAAGAAGAACTTCTTACACTAATGTAATAAGTTGTTCCTGATATAGCAGAAATAACTAAATCACCTGAAAACGTACAACTTGTACTACTTCCAATTTGAGTCAATGCTTCGCAAGTACCTTCATAAGCTGCTATATATGTAGAAGAAAATCCAGAATCAAAAGTTTCAGTTTCAGTAATTACATAATCTCTAGTTTCAGAAGCAGTGAAACTGTACCATACATCTCTACCTCCAGTACAACCAGTAGTACTCGCTCCAGCACTTTGTGTAGTACCTGAAATAGAGTTATTACAAGAAGCATCTGATATTGGTAATGGTAAAGCATCCTCACATAGATCATTTGCAGGTGGTGGTGCTGGTGTGCCTATACACACATCAAATGTTGATGTTTGCCCAGCTGTTGACGTCCAAGAATACACTCTCAATAAATATGTTTCGCCAATTGTAAGACCACTTATAACACTTGTATTTGGATCACTGCAACTTAAGTTAGTTAATGAACCACAAGTTCCAGACCATACCGAATGATACAAATCTGTAGTTCCATTTGCAATGTTAATTAAGCTAATATTATGAGTCACGTTAGAAGCTACAAAAGAAAACCAAACATCGTCATCTTCAGTACCACCACAAGCTGTTGGATCTGTACTAGATGCTGTTGCACTAGCGATAGTTCCTGAGGTTACTTCTCCACATTCTAAATCAGCATTAACCGTCAGAGAAATTGCATTATCACATTCATCATTTTCGGGAGGACATGCTGCCTGTGTAAGAACATCACTCGTTAGCGTACAAGTATCATCATCATTTTGGTCATCTAATGTTATTACAACATCTGTCCCATTCACAAATGGTCCAAATTGAAATGTACCAACAGCTGTTGCTGTAAACGTTTCAGAATCTTGATCATTAGAAAGAACTATAGAAGTTGCAGAACCTAAATCGGTAATCTCAACATCAATCACAAATCCACCAGAAACATCACAGTCATTAACTACTGTATATGTTGCAGTAGCATCAACACAAGTGTTTTCGAAAATTTCCAAACCGTAATTTACAGTTTGTGGTGCAGCAAACGTGGATATAACGATATAATACGTTACGCCAGATGTAACGTCTAAATCAATCTCTCTAACATCTGTATTACTTGACCCAACGCCAGCAACACAAGCTGTACCAATATCTTCACAATCTGTGTAAACAAATACTCCAGACCACGTATTACCTGCTTCAGGAGTCAAATCTATACTTATTTGTGTATCAGAAGTTGCAGTATAAGAATATACAATATCATCTCCGTTTAAATATGACGAAGTTGTTCCACAACCAGTTGATCCAGGAGAACCAGTATAGTCGTCACCAAATCCAGCTGTTGTTCCCGATGCTTCGCTATAAGGTAGCGTTACGTCAATTGCAAACTCACAAATCTCGCCTTCAACATATGTATCAGTCACAAATGTTTGCTCCACACAATCAGAAGCACTACCATTTGCATTATATGGTGTGATAGTAACATAGTACGTAGTACCCTGAGCTAGAGTTCCCAACTCGTAGGACGTGCTATTCATGTTATTAACATTGTCTGCTAAATCATTCCCTCCAGAAGTAGTTCCTGCTGTTATAAAATATCCTGTAGGCACTCCTGTAGCACTACTCCATGAAATATCACCATCAATTGACACATCAACAGTCTCACTCAATACAGAGTCACAATTTGGTGGATTTGCTGCTACCTGCGCAGCAACAAAATTATCTACATAAAAATAATAGTCTCCCGAAGCCCATGTATTGAATATTCTCAATTGAATATCACTGCCGGCAGGGAGAAAAGAAGCTTCTATAGAAGTACTAAATGTTACGCATTCATTGGAAACAACATGGTTAGAATCATCAATAGTTACATTAGTTTGCCAAGTGGTACCGTTATCTATTGAAAATTGAATATCTGCAGTTCCCCATCCAGCTGGAGTTGCTACAGTTGGATTACTAAAGTTATAGTTAACTATCTTATAATCGAAAGAAATTGTCATGTCTGTGCCATTAGAAGCTCCAACAAAATTTGGAGATGTCAAATCGGCAGATTGAACATAGGACCACAAATTCCCTCTTTCAGAATTACCAGCACAAGCTCCGTTTGGTGAATTGGCATAATTAGTTGTCCAATCTGCTGGTAAACCACTATCAAAGTTCTCGCTTATTCCCACTTGCGCGAAAGAGAAGCAAAAACAAAGCATCATTAAAGTTAATAAAGTAATTTTTTTCATACTTAAATTTGTTTTTAGTTATTAATTAATTTTTAGTACTCCAAGTTAATAAGATTTTAAGATAAGGTTAACTAATCTTAAAACAAATCGATGAAATCAATATTTCATCGACCAATCAAAGTTATTCATCCTAATTTCACCGTTATAATCTTAAAATTTTTAACTATCCACATGATTTTTAATATACTTCCTACATTATGGCATTACTTATCTAGATTTAATACAGTTCATCTAATCTCAATTATAGACATAAAAAAAACCGATAGCGTAAACTATCGGTATTGATATTTCTAATTTAAATTTTTTATTGGTTATCTACAAACGCATTCATTACGTCATCACTCACTCCCATATTACTAAATCCTCCATCATTAAATAAGTTTTGGAGCGTTACTCGTTTTGTTAGGTCACTAAATAATGTGATCGTATAATTTGCACAATCCAAAGCTGTTGCATTACCCAAAGGGGACATTTTTTCTGCATATGAAATAAAACCATCAAATCCCTTTACGCCTTGACCTGCGGTAGTTGGTGTTGGCGACTGTGAAATGGTATTGACCCTTACGTTTTTATCTCTTCCGAAGAAATAACCGAAACTACGCGCTATGCTTTCTAAATAGGCTTTATTATCTGCCATATCATTATAATCTGGAAAAACGCGCTGAGCAGCCATATAGGTCAAGGCAACGATACTTCCCCATTCGTTCATCGCATCCTTTTTATATAAGGTCTGCATCACTTTATGAAATGACATCGCAGAGACATCTGTCCCTTTTTGGGTCCAATCATAATTTTGATCTGTGTAAGCCTTTCCTTTTCTAACATTAACAGACATCCCAATAGAATGGAGCACAAAGTCAATTTTACCTCCAAGAATTTCAATAGATTTCCCAACCAAATTCTCCAAATCCTCAATTGAAGTTGCATCTGCTGGCACTATTTGCGAACCTGTCTTTTCTGCCAATTCATTAATTTGTCCCATTCTCATTGCAATTGGAGCGTTTGTCAATACAAATGTTCCGCCCTCTTCATGCACACGTTCTGCAGTTTTCCAAGCAATAGAATTTGCGTCTAGTGCACCAAAAATGATTCCTTTTTTTCCTTTTAATAAATTATATGACATGCTTTTGTAATTAAATTATGAGTTGATTTTATAGTTTCAAATATAGTATTAATTGAGTAATTGTTTGGCATGTTCCAATGCAGAATTTGAAACCTTTGTGCCTCCAAGCATTTGAGCAATTTCTACGATACGTTCATCTGGAGTTAATTTTTTGAGTTGTGTTTGAGTGACATCATCAACATCTTCTTTAAAAACCTTATAGTGATGGTCACCTTTTGAGGCAATCTGCGGAAGATGCGTAATCGTAAACACCTGCATTGATTTACTCATATCCTGCATGATTATCGCCATCTTATTAGAAATTTCACCAGAAACTCCAGTATCTATTTCATCAAACATTATGGTTGGTAACTGAGTATAATTGGAAAGGACAGATTTTATCGCCAGCATAATTCTAGATAATTCTCCACCAGAAGCAGACTTTTTTAAATCACTAAACTGTAACCCTTTATTTGCTGTAAATAAAAATTGCAGTTCGTCCCTACCGTTTGGTAAAAATGATTTTGAGGGCTGCAGCTCAATTTTAAATTTGGCATTTGGCATACCCAGTGTTTCTAAAATGGATTCTAACTGTTTTATCAACTTCGGAATAATATTAGTTCTTCGACCGGTAATGTCTTTTGCAATAACCAACAATTGCGTATTCAAATGTTCTTTCTCTTTTTCTTTTTCTGAAATGTGAGCATCCAAATTTTCGGTAATAGAGACTTTATCCTGCAAATCCTCCTTTATTGTTATTAGTTCTTCAACCGAAGCTGTACTATGCTTCTGCATTAGATTATGAATGATCTGAAGTTTGGTATT
It contains:
- a CDS encoding GEVED domain-containing protein; its protein translation is MKKITLLTLMMLCFCFSFAQVGISENFDSGLPADWTTNYANSPNGACAGNSERGNLWSYVQSADLTSPNFVGASNGTDMTISFDYKIVNYNFSNPTVATPAGWGTADIQFSIDNGTTWQTNVTIDDSNHVVSNECVTFSTSIEASFLPAGSDIQLRIFNTWASGDYYFYVDNFVAAQVAANPPNCDSVLSETVDVSIDGDISWSSATGVPTGYFITAGTTSGGNDLADNVNNMNSTSYELGTLAQGTTYYVTITPYNANGSASDCVEQTFVTDTYVEGEICEFAIDVTLPYSEASGTTAGFGDDYTGSPGSTGCGTTSSYLNGDDIVYSYTATSDTQISIDLTPEAGNTWSGVFVYTDCEDIGTACVAGVGSSNTDVREIDLDVTSGVTYYIVISTFAAPQTVNYGLEIFENTCVDATATYTVVNDCDVSGGFVIDVEITDLGSATSIVLSNDQDSETFTATAVGTFQFGPFVNGTDVVITLDDQNDDDTCTLTSDVLTQAACPPENDECDNAISLTVNADLECGEVTSGTIASATASSTDPTACGGTEDDDVWFSFVASNVTHNISLINIANGTTDLYHSVWSGTCGSLTNLSCSDPNTSVISGLTIGETYLLRVYSWTSTAGQTSTFDVCIGTPAPPPANDLCEDALPLPISDASCNNSISGTTQSAGASTTGCTGGRDVWYSFTASETRDYVITETETFDSGFSSTYIAAYEGTCEALTQIGSSTSCTFSGDLVISAISGTTYYISVRSSSSTSYVEFDLCVYPEPTCFAPEDLAATFVAPNSADISWTAPTDGTVPADYNWEVVPQGNDQGVGVISSGTTADLFATATGLVLDTMYDLRVQSNCGAGDLSAWSEPFTFNAGYCIPFATSSSSFIDDFSTSGDNMNISNLGSGLATDNYENNTGTMAVSGAQNDVIDFEIAIVGGTIGAAVWVDWNNDFVFDTSEVSYSTTSYGNGPFTGAITIPDGVSNGDYRMRVLIDWNDSNPGDDDACSYGSSTAPRGETEDYTVTVDSTLSLGDISNQYNFTYFPNPVKNTLTLKAQNTIDSVLVLNMLGQEVMKTSPNSLSSDLDMSQLQTGTYFVQVSIDGQLETIKVLRD
- a CDS encoding enoyl-ACP reductase, with product MSYNLLKGKKGIIFGALDANSIAWKTAERVHEEGGTFVLTNAPIAMRMGQINELAEKTGSQIVPADATSIEDLENLVGKSIEILGGKIDFVLHSIGMSVNVRKGKAYTDQNYDWTQKGTDVSAMSFHKVMQTLYKKDAMNEWGSIVALTYMAAQRVFPDYNDMADNKAYLESIARSFGYFFGRDKNVRVNTISQSPTPTTAGQGVKGFDGFISYAEKMSPLGNATALDCANYTITLFSDLTKRVTLQNLFNDGGFSNMGVSDDVMNAFVDNQ